A stretch of the Meles meles chromosome 19, mMelMel3.1 paternal haplotype, whole genome shotgun sequence genome encodes the following:
- the HRC gene encoding sarcoplasmic reticulum histidine-rich calcium-binding protein, with the protein MGHWGPWLHTSLLWVAVASLLLPPAMTQQLRGAGPGPSNWNNNAEVVGPSEDVSGDFGYPIHSHRGHRDENEDVSREYSHGDHRYQVHEVREENIPDEEVFTEHAWQAHGHRGHGNEDVDDSDEPGPHFPSHRSHGHQDEDEDETESSKDHHHTIRHVHGGHGEEDDEDEEEEVVSTEYGHQAHRHGGHGREEDEDASDEHPHHIPSHGHRGHEDGDDVSTEYGHQAHRHQGPEREEDEDVSDEHPHHVPSHGHQGHGEEEDDDDDDDDVISTEYGHQAHRHRGHGKEEDEDLSDEHHHHSPSHEHRGHRENEEEDMSTEDGHQAHWHRGHGKEEDEDISDEHHHHIPSHGHRGHGDEDGDEDESAEHWHQIPRHTHLGDEEEEEEEVTVTFSHHVAGSQHPGPESMEEDDFPDEYKSVAPAHAVPKDEDEDISDKLGHQAPSHRQQGHQDEGPGHRGSVEDEISHQPLEHMGVEDRSHLRERDFEEAEQKEEDRSSHEEDDESSERGEGTRHGSLDQQDEEDEEEGHGLSLSQEEEEEEEEEKRERRAAVQTPLSQDRPEGEEEEDGLEDEELPFTIIPNPMARREVAGGGSSEEQSGEDTDLQGAQEYGNYQPGSLCGYCSFCNRCTECENCHCDEENMGEHCDQCQHCQFCYLCPLVCETVCTPGSYVDYFSSSLYQALADMLETPEP; encoded by the exons ATGGGCCACTGGGGGCCATGGCTGCACACTTCTCTCCTCTGGGTGGCTGTGgccagcctgctcctcccccccgcCATGACCCAGCAGCTGAgaggggccgggccgggccccAGCAACTGGAACAACAATGCAGAAGTCGTGGGGCCCTCAGAGGACGTGTCTGGTGACTTTGGCTACCCCATACACAGCCACAGAGGCCACAGAGATGAGAATGAGGACGTCTCCAGGGAGTACAGTCACGGAGACCACAGGTACCAAGTCCACGAGGTCAGAGAAGAGAATATCCCTGATGAGGAGGTCTTCACCGAACATGCTTGGCAGGCTCATGGGCACAGAGGCCACGGGAACGAAGATGTGGATGATTCAGACGAGCCCGGGCCCCACTTCCCCAGTCACAGAAGCCATGGCCACCAAGACGAGGATGAGGATGAAACTGAGTCCAGCAAGGATCACCATCATACCATCAGGCACGTCCATGGAGGCCACGGAGAAGAGGACGAtgaagatgaggaggaagaggtggTCTCCACTGAGTATGGACATCAGGCCCACAGGCACGGAGGCCACGGAAGGGAAGAGGATGAAGATGCTTCTGATGAACATCCCCATCACATCCCCAGCCACGGACACCGAGGCCATGAGGATGGTGATGATGTCTCCACTGAGTATGGACACCAGGCCCACAGGCACCAAGGCCCCGAGAGGGAAGAGGATGAAGATGTCTCAGATGAACATCCCCATCATGTCCCCAGCCACGGGCACCAAGGCCAcggagaagaagaagatgatgatgatgatgatgatgatgtcatCTCCACTGAGTATGGACACCAGGCCCACAGGCACCGAGGCCACGGGAAGGAAGAGGATGAGGACCTCTCAGATGAACACCATCATCATAGCCCCAGTCACGAACACCGAGGCCacagagaaaatgaggaagaggaCATGTCCACTGAGGACGGACACCAGGCCCACTGGCACCGAGGCCACGGGAAGGAAGAGGACGAAGACATCTCAGATGAACACCATCACCATATCCCCAGCCACGGACACCGAGGCCATGGAGACGAAGATGGGGATGAGGATGAGTCCGCCGAACACTGGCACCAGATTCCCAGACATACTCACCTTGGAgacgaggaggaagaggaagaggaggtcaCAGTCACGTTCAGCCACCACGTTGCAGGCTCCCAACACCCGGGCCCCGAGAGCATGGAGGAGGACGACTTTCCAGATGAATATAAGTCAGTAGCCCCTGCCCATGCAGTCCCCAAGGACGAAGACGAGGACATCTCTGACAAGCTTGGTCACCAGGCTCCCAGCCACAGGCAACAAGGCCACCAAGATGAAGGGCCTGGCCATAGAGGGTCTGTGGAAGATGAGATTAGCCACCAGCCCCTGGAACACATGGGGGTCGAGGATAGAAgccatttgagggagagagatttTGAGGAGGCAGAGCAGAAGGAGGAAGACCGGAGCTCCCACGAGGAAGACGATGAAAGCTCAGAACGGGGAGAAGGCACCCGCCATGGCAGCCTGGATCAGCAGGATGAAGAAGATGAGGAGGAAGGTCATGGCCTCAGCctgagccaggaggaggaggaggaggaggaggaagagaagagggaaaggagggcTGCGGTTCAGACCCCACTGAGCCAAGACCGCccggagggggaagaggaggaggacgggCTGGAGGACGAGGAGCTCCCCTTCACCATCATCCCTAACCCGATGGCCAGGAGGGAGGTGGCCGGGGGTGGCTCCAGTGAGGAGCAGAGTGGCGAGGACACGG ATCTGCAGGGGGCCCAGGAGTACGGCAACTACCAGCCTGGGTCCCTGTGCGGCTACTGCTCTTTCTGCAAT AGATGCACTGAATGTGAGAACTGTCACTGCGACGAGGAGAACATGGGGGAGCACTGCGACCAGTGCCAG CACTGCCAGTTCTGCTACCTCTGCCCGCTGGTCTGCGAAACGGTCTGCACACCGG GAAGCTACGTCGActatttctcctcctccctgtaCCA AGCCCTGGCGGACATGCTGGAAACTCCAGAACCCTAA